The genomic segment AAGGCTTCTCCCTCTAGGATTAAAAGGGTGTCCTGCTTCAACCAGGGGCCCAGGCACAGGTAGTTCCTGTTCCATTAGTCAAAACTGCTCAGTGtcctctctttgtgaccccatagactatagcctaccaggttcctctgtccatggaattctccaggctgtaatattggagtggatagctgttcccttctgcaagggaagcattctttactgactgagctaccagggaaggtccCATCAGTGCCAAGAGCCAATCACCATGGAGACCCAGAGGGGAGAGAGCACAGAGCGGGCCCCAGGCCGCAGCCTCTGTGCAGGTCTGAACACCCTGGTCCCAGCCGGGCCCATGCTGCAGCTTCCCCTGGTTGAAGGGGGTATAGCACGGCCCAGGCTAGAGATCCCAAGTGAAGGGTCCCATGTGGATCAGGGAAAGGAAGTACATGCGAGGCAGAGGTCAAAACCTCGGGCCGGAAGGCACCAAAGGGTCGCTAGGGCTGTCCGCCCCGCCCACTTCCTTCCAGGGAAGCAGCGCTTGAGCCCCAGGGGCCCTCCTCTTTGCTCCAGCAGGCCCACGGCTTgaactttcagtttcttttttctgaGACTCGCTCTGCGGAGATGCAAAGGCCCTGGGTCGTGCACCAGCACCTTGCTCACTTGGGGTAGAACCTGTCTGAATCTGGAAGCCAGGCCTCAGGTTTCGGGGGCTGCTGAGTACCacagccatccaggaagcccctGGCGCCTCTTTCACAAGGGAAGGGAAGCACTCCGTCCTCCTGCCCTACTCCCCAAAACAGGAGACCCAGACTGGGGTTACGAACGAGGCAATTTATTAACCCAGCATCATTTGTTCTAATGCTTCTTGTTGGCAGCTGCCACCTGTGGGAAAGATAGACAAATAGTTACGATCAGCTGTGGCGCCGTGTTCGGGTGCTTCACTAACCAGGGGGCACCAGGCCTCCTGATTTGTGGTTTCCTATTATTTATCTCACCAGAGGCTCACAGCCTCGGGCACTTCCCCCTTTTACAGAAGCAGAAACTGGGACTCACAAGAGCACTGCAGTATGATTCTGACCTCTGTCCATCAATCCAGTCCACACAGCTGCTGGTGCCGGGCCCTGCACTGCCCCTGCCAGGCCACCTCCCGCTCCCAGAGGGCTGAATATGCCACTCTTGTCTGACACTGAGAAACTAAGGGACTCCAGTCCAAGGCTCCCAGGGGGCCCTTACTAAGCTAATGacacaaagaagaaaaccaaCAACAAGTTCATGCCAGGCCCCAGGGCTCCTGCTGCTGTAGCTTAAGAATCCTCGCCACCACCTTGTGAAGTGGCTGAGAGCATTACCCCAGACAGGGAGACTGGCCCAGGGTGTCTAGCCAGTTGGCCTCCACATGGAGGCCGTGTTCTGTGGCACCCTGCCTGATGCTCCTTATCAGGAGTAAGGAAGAAACCCTGCAGTCACAATTAGAAGGCTGACCTGGGGAGACGGAGTGGCCTGTGAGGGAACGTGCCCTGCAGAAGAGGACCAGCTGGCTGCACCCAGGCCCGGGCCTCCCTTCACCCAGGGCCCCGCATTCCAACCTGTCTCCCAGCCCTGTGACGGGGAGTCTGTTAGAAATGTTCTTTCTCCTGCACCCCCGCTTCCCTGGCTGTACCCTCCAGAGGAGGAAACTGTCAAAATCCAGGCTCGAGGCCCCCAAGGGGTGACTGAAGTCCCCACTCACCTGTCCAGCAATTCTATCCAGATCTCTCTGACCCTGAGGCGTCAGTTTGCGGCCCCTGTGGGAGAGAAGGGTCACGCAGGCCCAGGTGAGCATGGACTCTCACCAGCATCCCTGGTCCCGGCCAGGCCTCTCCTGGACACGAGCCAGGCTTCCCAAGGAGGCACCTGGCCGCAGGACCTCACGACGCCAGCCAAGTCCCACTCAGGTCCCCAGTCGGCTGCATTCTAACAAGCTGGAGGCTGCAGTGGGAACCCCCCCTCGTCCTGAGCTGATGGGGTGTCGTTTCTGCAAGCAATAGATCAAAAGCCCCGAAAAATCAATTGGGAAAAGTTAACGAGCAGGCTAATGAAAGCGGACAGTCGCTAAATTACCTTCCTGGAGCCTGGAGTAGTCAGCCAGAGAGGTTGGGGCGAGGCCCCTCGGCTGCTCGCTCTTCTGAACCCCCTGCCTGCCCGAGGGCCAGGACACACCTGACACCTCACTGATGGGCAGAGGGGGGTGGTCCTCCATAGAGGCACCACTGGGGATCTGCCCAAGCACCCTCATGCACTCAAGTTTCCCCTCACTGGCTTACCCATCTTGGTCCTTTTCCACCATCTTCAGCCCCTCTAGGGCTTGGAGGACCCGCCGGGCCACGCTCTTGGAGCCTCTGCTGAAGTGGCTGGGCATGACGCCATTCCTTTGACGACCCCCGTAGATTTTGGTCATGGAGCCAACCCCAGCACCACCCCGGAGGTACAGGTGCCGTGCTGTGGAAgctgggtgggagggaagggaggcttgagaacccttccacagaaggcaCAGAAGCCCACAGGAAAGGGCCTTGCTCAGGGTCATACACTGAATTCCACAGGGAGCAGAGTCTCCCCGTCTTATAGTTGGGGAAATGAGAACAGGAGAACGCACACAAGGCTCCATTGCCCCTGGctcaggagcctggggggccggCAGTGGAGGGGCTGCCGCAGCCACGCAACCGGGCGTTTCCTGCTGCCCTTGGAACTGTCTTGGCCGCTACTGCCCCAGCCGAGTGGTGAGGTGGACCTGAGGTTTCACGAATGGAGcccagaaaacctctgagccgtGGCTGTCCACAAACAGCTCTTTGGGAGCTCCGTAGGGCTGGAGAGTTGCAGAAAGGACCTACTGATTGCCCCACTGCCGTCCCAGGGCTGCCCTGAAGAGCTCGGGTTCCTAGTGGCAGCGGTGCTGACATCCTAACGCCGTGGACAATCCCAACCTAGAAGGTATGTCAACCTGCTCCGTGGGCTGGGGTTTCGGGTCCCTAGACTGGCTCGGACAAGCCCCCTGGCCAGTCTCCTTGGAAATCTCTCCTGTTCAACTGGAACACTGGCCCGCCAGGCCCTGCGCCACCTGCTTTTACGCTCTCTCCTGTGAGTAGTAAGATGGCCTCAGGAGCCAGCCTGATAGTGTGGCCGCTCTGGAGAGACAGACAGCCTGACAGATGGTTCTGGTTTTCTACCTCAGGGAGCAACTGAGGTTTGAAAGAGCTGGGGCCCAGATGCTGGCCACCACACGGCCCCACCTGGCTGAAAGCTCAAGGGTAGGGACTCTTCAGTTCCCCACACATTAAGATTCTCCCTGGTCCTGAAGATGAGTCAGAAGTTATCCTCTCAATAATGACTTGCTGCCAAGAGTCACAGGGCACTGGGCCATGTCCACGACCCTCCTGTCAAGagccagggttgggggtgggttcctcctcacctCCAGCTGCCCCTCCCAGGGCAGTTCCTGCACACAGCCCACTGTCGGCCAGCCTCCAGATACGGACACAGGCTACAGGAGCCTATCACGGAGCACTAACTCCCGCCGCTCCCCTAGGACCACTGAGCAGCCTCTCCCTGGCGTCACTGCCTCTGGCCCTGCTTCCTTTACATCACTCTCCTTGGTTCTGTCCCCATGATTTGCACTGTGACCACCTGCCTGTAGGtgccagtgaagtcgctcagtcgtgtccaactctttgcgaccccgtggactgtagcctaccaggctcctccgtccttgggattctccaggcaagagtaccggagcgggctgccacttccttctccaggggatcttcccaacccagggactgaacccaggtctcccgcattgcgggcagatgctctactgtctgagccaccagggaagccacgccATCCTCTATACCAGGGCTCTGGCCCTCTTCCAGGCATCAAGCAGCCTACCCACTGCCAAGATCAAAAGACTCCCCTTTTATAAAACGCCCCCTTCCCTCAACAACCTTTCTGCCAGGGGAGTAACCTCATGAAGAAATGGCCTTCAAGACCAGTGCAAATGCCCAGTGGccatctcccctccccaaccTGTCTGGCCATGCCCTGGTTCCATGTGGAGATCCGCTCTCCACTTGGGCTGTGGAAGGAATGAGAGCCCCACAGAAGGGTTAAGACGAACACCCCTGATTTCACCAACACCCGAAGAGGCTGCACACTAGACGTGAATTTTGCTGAACCAGGAGAGCCCCAATCTCACCACGGAAAGGGGTGAGCTGCCTGGTAGCTGGGGTTTGAACCCCAACATGGCTCCACGTCAGCCGTGACAGAGCCCACCCATGTCAGTGGCATGGTACTCATGGGGACAACTTACTCCAGTCCCAGCAGCAAAAGGCAGAGAACAAACTCCAACAAAGCCCAACTTAACACCACTACAACTACCAGGTGcgggggacatccctggtggtccagcggttaggatgCTGCTTccccactgccaagggcctgtgttcgacccctggttgagaaactaagTCCCATAAGCCAAGTGGCATGGCAATGGCCCCCTCCCCCCGACCATCTGGTGTGGCAGGTACCAGGGCCCCCCCATCACAGCAGTTCATGCAGATTATTTTTCTGACCCCGTTACAAGGGACAGCAAGAGTATTAACTTCACAAGTTGGAATTAACAGTCAAAATATTGAGTTCTACAGAAACACTGGCCCCTTTTACCTCCTCTCTGCAGCCCTTCAGACCTAGGCCgaggccccagcccctcctcctgagGTAGAGCTGTAAGGGCACAAACCCAGGCCACCCCAGCGGTGTTTATGGCGGCCT from the Capra hircus breed San Clemente chromosome 18, ASM170441v1, whole genome shotgun sequence genome contains:
- the RPS19 gene encoding 40S ribosomal protein S19, whose translation is MPGVTVKDVNQQEFVRALAAFLKKSGKLKVPEWVDTVKLAKHKELAPYDENWFYTRAASTARHLYLRGGAGVGSMTKIYGGRQRNGVMPSHFSRGSKSVARRVLQALEGLKMVEKDQDGGRKLTPQGQRDLDRIAGQVAAANKKH